One region of Microbacterium sp. M28 genomic DNA includes:
- a CDS encoding metallophosphoesterase family protein — MPERLPISRRTVLTAGAVGALSAALPLGAGAAAAASPLSGASASPSGSPRPTAPKLRFRADGTFKVVQFNDTQDDERTDRRTVELMEKVLDQEKPDFVVINGDVITGGCETRLAVKQAINNVVWPMESRGIPWAVTYGNHDEDSFSASGVDEAGMLAMYRSYEYNMNAENIEGVTGTSNTIVSIGSTAKKNRDAFTLWLMDSGRYAPGAINGQDFAGYPTWDWLRMDQVAWYREQSQRLEKHRGRKVPGLMFLHIALWEHRFMWWGGVDTRTAADAARGKARHGIVGERNEDECPGPFNSGMYNAILERGDVKGVFVGHDHINDYVGDYYGVMLGYAPGTGFGAYGLSGTQRNRMRGGRVFELTESGDDVTIATRCVYARDLGIDLTANDQPMEPLPLAPRQEQV; from the coding sequence ATGCCCGAACGACTGCCGATCAGCCGGCGAACCGTCCTCACCGCTGGTGCGGTCGGCGCCCTCAGCGCCGCCCTGCCGCTCGGTGCCGGCGCTGCGGCCGCCGCGAGCCCGCTGTCCGGTGCCTCGGCATCCCCATCCGGCAGCCCGAGGCCGACGGCTCCGAAGCTGCGGTTCCGTGCGGACGGGACGTTCAAGGTGGTCCAGTTCAACGACACGCAGGACGACGAGCGCACCGACCGTCGGACGGTCGAGCTGATGGAGAAGGTGCTCGATCAGGAGAAGCCCGACTTCGTGGTCATCAACGGCGACGTGATCACCGGCGGATGCGAGACGCGGCTGGCCGTCAAGCAGGCGATCAACAACGTCGTATGGCCGATGGAGTCCCGCGGGATCCCGTGGGCCGTCACCTACGGCAATCACGACGAGGACTCGTTCTCCGCATCGGGCGTCGACGAGGCGGGGATGCTGGCGATGTACCGCTCGTACGAGTACAACATGAACGCCGAGAACATCGAGGGCGTGACCGGGACCAGCAACACGATCGTGTCGATCGGCTCGACGGCGAAGAAGAACCGCGACGCGTTCACGCTGTGGCTGATGGACTCCGGACGCTACGCCCCGGGTGCGATCAACGGTCAGGACTTCGCCGGCTACCCGACCTGGGACTGGCTGCGCATGGATCAGGTCGCGTGGTACCGCGAGCAGTCGCAGCGTCTCGAGAAGCACCGCGGTCGCAAGGTGCCGGGGCTCATGTTCCTGCACATCGCGCTGTGGGAGCACCGTTTCATGTGGTGGGGAGGCGTGGACACGCGTACCGCGGCCGATGCGGCCAGGGGCAAGGCCCGCCACGGCATCGTCGGCGAGCGCAACGAGGACGAGTGCCCCGGTCCGTTCAACTCCGGCATGTACAACGCGATCCTCGAGCGCGGCGACGTCAAGGGCGTGTTCGTGGGTCACGACCACATCAACGACTACGTCGGCGACTACTACGGCGTCATGCTCGGATACGCGCCGGGCACCGGCTTCGGCGCCTACGGCCTCTCCGGCACCCAGCGCAACCGGATGCGCGGTGGCCGCGTGTTCGAGCTCACCGAGTCGGGGGATGACGTCACCATCGCGACCCGGTGCGTCTACGCGCGCGATCTCGGCATCGATCTGACCGCGAACGACCAGCCCATGGAACCCCTGCCGCTCGCCCCTCGTCAGGAGCAGGTCTGA
- a CDS encoding glycosyltransferase, with product MRILITTFGTRGDVEPYLALAERLRTEGHEAVLCAPEAYRAEAERSGIGFEPAGSRMHELVRNGMTTTSGPMDFARSAREMTAAMRESLVEQWDAAQRVGPTLVLSHPKALGGFHIAERLGVPFAASLPLPFFTPTGDFPIPFLTGRRSPRWNRMTYQFNRFTAIVYGGMINRFRREHLGLEKTSRFSDFLHRDGVPVPALYPVSPAVIPRPADYPDSAHLTGYWFRERQDAAAGLPEDVSAFVDAEGPVIYAGFGSMGFGTHAADRGRMVIDGIRRAGARAVIARGWGGLDAEAADDVLVIDEVPHDLLFPRVTAVVHHGGSGTTAAGLRAGRPTLICPVLADQPFWGERVHALGVGPRPLALKRARVGSFTERLVDLINDSQYAVRAGEIGERIRAEDGTGTAVRILKEIEVAARRDTVA from the coding sequence ATGCGCATCCTCATCACGACCTTCGGCACCCGCGGCGACGTCGAGCCCTACCTCGCGCTGGCGGAGCGCCTTCGGACCGAGGGCCACGAGGCCGTCCTGTGCGCGCCGGAGGCATACCGCGCAGAGGCCGAACGAAGCGGAATCGGCTTCGAACCGGCCGGCTCGCGGATGCATGAGCTCGTCCGCAACGGCATGACGACGACCTCGGGGCCCATGGACTTCGCCCGATCGGCGCGCGAGATGACCGCCGCGATGCGTGAGTCGCTCGTCGAGCAATGGGATGCCGCGCAGCGGGTCGGGCCGACGCTCGTCCTGTCGCATCCCAAAGCGCTGGGCGGCTTCCACATCGCCGAGCGCCTGGGCGTACCGTTCGCCGCATCCCTTCCGCTGCCGTTCTTCACTCCGACCGGCGACTTTCCGATCCCGTTCCTGACGGGGCGCCGCTCACCGCGATGGAACAGGATGACCTACCAGTTCAACCGGTTCACGGCGATCGTCTACGGCGGCATGATCAACCGGTTCCGACGGGAGCATCTCGGGCTCGAGAAAACGAGCCGGTTCAGCGACTTCCTGCATCGCGACGGTGTGCCCGTGCCCGCGCTGTATCCGGTCAGCCCTGCGGTCATCCCCCGCCCCGCCGACTACCCGGACTCGGCGCACCTGACCGGCTACTGGTTCCGAGAACGGCAGGATGCCGCCGCTGGCCTGCCCGAGGACGTGTCCGCCTTCGTCGATGCGGAGGGACCCGTGATCTATGCGGGCTTCGGCAGCATGGGGTTCGGCACGCACGCCGCCGATCGCGGACGGATGGTGATCGACGGCATCCGGAGGGCCGGTGCGCGGGCCGTCATCGCGCGCGGCTGGGGCGGGCTGGATGCCGAAGCTGCCGACGACGTACTCGTCATCGACGAGGTTCCCCACGATCTGCTGTTCCCCCGTGTGACCGCCGTCGTACATCATGGCGGATCAGGCACCACGGCAGCAGGTCTGCGCGCCGGCCGACCCACGCTGATCTGCCCGGTGCTGGCCGACCAGCCGTTCTGGGGTGAACGCGTGCATGCGCTCGGCGTGGGTCCCCGGCCGCTGGCGCTCAAGAGGGCGCGCGTGGGTTCGTTCACGGAGCGACTGGTCGACCTGATCAACGATTCGCAGTACGCCGTTCGCGCGGGCGAGATCGGCGAACGCATCCGCGCAGAGGACGGAACGGGCACGGCGGTGCGGATCCTGAAAGAGATCGAAGTCGCGGCACGCCGTGACACCGTGGCGTGA
- the soxR gene encoding redox-sensitive transcriptional activator SoxR, with translation MSETGRAHAPDELLTVGEMSRRTGVAVSALHFYEQLGLIASTRTPGNQRRYARHMLRRVSLITVAKRLSIPLSEVQEVFADVPMTETPSHADWQRASRRWKHELERRREGIERLERELTGCIGCGCLSMKACRLLNPGDALGASGAGPRRLDDEEA, from the coding sequence ATGTCCGAGACCGGTCGGGCGCACGCACCGGACGAACTCCTCACGGTGGGCGAGATGAGCCGGCGCACCGGCGTCGCCGTGTCCGCGCTCCACTTCTACGAGCAGCTCGGACTCATCGCGTCCACCCGCACCCCCGGCAATCAGCGCCGCTACGCCAGACACATGCTGCGACGGGTGTCGCTCATCACCGTCGCCAAGCGTCTCAGCATCCCGCTGTCCGAAGTGCAGGAGGTCTTCGCCGACGTGCCGATGACCGAGACGCCCAGCCACGCGGACTGGCAGCGCGCGTCGCGGCGCTGGAAGCACGAGCTCGAGCGACGCCGCGAGGGCATCGAGCGCCTGGAGCGCGAGCTGACCGGCTGCATCGGCTGCGGATGCCTGTCGATGAAGGCGTGCCGACTGCTCAACCCCGGCGACGCCCTCGGCGCCTCGGGCGCCGGCCCTCGACGCCTCGACGACGAGGAGGCCTGA
- the fdxA gene encoding ferredoxin, translated as MTYVIALPCVDVKDRACIDECPVDCIYEGERSLYIHPDECVDCGACEPVCPVEAIYYEDDVPAEWADYYRANVEFFAEIGSPGGAAKVGAYEFDHPLVAALPPQEGVA; from the coding sequence ATGACCTATGTGATCGCGCTGCCGTGCGTGGACGTGAAGGATCGAGCCTGCATCGACGAGTGCCCCGTGGACTGCATCTACGAGGGCGAACGCTCGCTCTACATCCACCCGGATGAATGCGTCGACTGCGGTGCCTGCGAGCCGGTCTGCCCTGTCGAGGCGATCTACTACGAGGACGACGTCCCCGCGGAGTGGGCCGACTACTACCGGGCGAATGTCGAGTTCTTCGCCGAGATCGGCTCGCCGGGTGGCGCGGCCAAGGTCGGTGCGTACGAGTTCGACCACCCGCTCGTCGCGGCGCTCCCGCCGCAGGAGGGCGTCGCATGA
- a CDS encoding flavin reductase family protein yields the protein MSATRTAAVPTPSLVGEGLKKAFRTHPSGVAIITANVDAGPVGLTASSVSSVAVDPAAIMFSVTRATGSAGALLAADTFVVHLIDDAHAELAQAFATSGAERFTPEQGWRVLETGEPHLPTARAALRSRALHTVPVGSSTVVIAEVLDVLDGPLGRPVVYFDRRFHALPAA from the coding sequence ATGAGCGCCACGCGCACCGCTGCCGTCCCGACGCCCAGCCTCGTCGGTGAGGGGTTGAAGAAGGCGTTCCGCACGCACCCCTCCGGCGTCGCGATCATCACGGCGAACGTGGATGCCGGACCCGTCGGGCTCACGGCATCCAGTGTCTCCTCGGTGGCGGTCGACCCCGCGGCCATCATGTTCTCCGTGACGCGGGCCACCGGCAGCGCCGGCGCCCTGCTCGCCGCTGACACGTTCGTGGTGCATCTCATCGACGACGCGCATGCCGAGCTCGCTCAGGCGTTCGCGACCAGCGGCGCCGAGCGGTTCACGCCGGAACAGGGCTGGCGTGTGCTCGAGACCGGTGAGCCGCACCTGCCCACGGCCAGGGCGGCGCTGCGCAGCCGCGCGCTGCACACGGTTCCGGTCGGCTCCTCGACGGTCGTGATCGCCGAGGTGCTCGACGTCCTCGACGGGCCGCTCGGCCGCCCGGTCGTGTACTTCGACCGGCGATTCCACGCGCTCCCCGCGGCCTGA
- a CDS encoding response regulator has translation MIRVLIADDQESVRTGLRLLLETLPDISVVGEAVDGTSAVHAARRLRPDVALVDIRMPGLDGIQVTERLAGPGVDDPIAVVIITTFDLDEYVHGALRAGAKGFLLKDAGGALIGEAIRAAAAGDSLVSPRVTTRLLSAFAARRPTTAPAEPLTSREEEVLALLSAGLTNAEIGERLFVSMGTVKAHIGAILLKLGVRNRVEAAMWAYDTGRARE, from the coding sequence ATGATCCGCGTGCTGATCGCCGACGATCAGGAGTCCGTCCGGACGGGCCTGCGGCTGCTGCTCGAGACTCTTCCGGACATCTCCGTCGTGGGTGAAGCGGTTGACGGCACGAGCGCCGTGCACGCGGCCAGGCGGTTGCGGCCCGATGTGGCGCTCGTGGACATCCGGATGCCCGGCCTGGACGGAATCCAGGTCACCGAGCGGCTGGCCGGTCCAGGCGTGGACGACCCGATCGCGGTCGTGATCATCACGACCTTCGACCTGGACGAGTACGTCCACGGCGCGCTTCGCGCCGGCGCGAAGGGCTTCCTGCTGAAGGATGCCGGTGGTGCGCTCATCGGCGAGGCCATCCGCGCGGCCGCCGCCGGCGACTCCCTCGTGTCGCCGCGCGTGACCACGAGGCTGCTGTCCGCCTTCGCGGCTCGACGTCCCACGACGGCACCGGCCGAACCGCTCACCTCGCGCGAGGAGGAGGTGCTCGCACTGCTGAGCGCCGGGCTCACGAACGCCGAGATCGGCGAGCGCCTGTTCGTCTCGATGGGAACCGTGAAGGCGCACATCGGCGCGATCCTGCTGAAACTCGGTGTGCGCAACCGAGTCGAGGCGGCGATGTGGGCCTACGACACCGGACGGGCGCGGGAATGA
- a CDS encoding SulP family inorganic anion transporter: MSASAGVDRERYRARPSVVEALKSPRLLTREILAGLVVGLALIPEAIAFSVIAGVDPKVGLFSSFIMAVAIAFLGGRPAMVTAATGAVALVVAPVAPTYGLDYLIATIILAGIFQILLGALGVAKLMRFIPRSVMTGFVNALAIFVFSSQIPHLIGVPWLVYPLVVLGILVMIAMPRLTKVIPAPLISVIIVTTVVLLLAITVPTVGDQGELPRSLPSLFLPDVPLTWETFTIIAPFALGVAVVGLMESLMTAKLVDEITDTHSNKTRESWAQGAANVLSGFLGGMGGCAVIGQTMINVKASGARTRISTFFAGIFLFLLVVVFGDFVATIPMAALVAVMIMVAIGAFDWHSVRPSTLKRMPKSETFVMVATVVLVLLTHNLAIGVVGGVFVASVLFVRRVAHLVTVTRTVGPDAAHYVVDGALFFASSNDLTTQFEYADDPDRVVIDLSRSHVWDASTVASLDAIETKYAQHGKTVELVGLNEASGDFHGRLSGGFPPA; this comes from the coding sequence ATGTCCGCATCCGCAGGCGTCGACCGCGAGCGATATCGCGCCAGGCCGAGCGTCGTCGAGGCGCTGAAGAGCCCTCGGCTGCTGACCCGCGAGATCCTCGCCGGTCTCGTCGTCGGGCTGGCTCTCATCCCCGAGGCGATCGCGTTCTCGGTCATCGCCGGGGTCGACCCGAAGGTCGGTCTCTTCTCGTCGTTCATCATGGCCGTCGCGATCGCCTTCCTCGGCGGGCGGCCGGCGATGGTCACGGCGGCCACCGGCGCCGTGGCGCTCGTCGTCGCTCCGGTGGCGCCGACCTACGGCCTGGACTACCTCATCGCCACGATCATCCTGGCCGGTATCTTCCAGATCCTGCTCGGCGCACTCGGCGTCGCGAAGCTCATGCGGTTCATCCCGCGCAGCGTCATGACCGGGTTCGTGAACGCGCTCGCCATCTTCGTGTTCAGCTCGCAGATCCCGCATCTGATCGGCGTGCCGTGGCTGGTGTATCCGCTCGTCGTCCTCGGCATCCTCGTCATGATCGCGATGCCGCGTCTGACGAAGGTGATCCCGGCGCCGCTGATCTCGGTCATCATCGTGACTACCGTCGTGCTGCTGCTCGCGATCACCGTGCCCACCGTGGGCGATCAGGGAGAGCTGCCGCGGAGCCTGCCCTCGCTGTTCCTCCCCGACGTGCCGCTGACGTGGGAGACGTTCACGATCATCGCGCCCTTCGCGCTCGGCGTCGCGGTGGTCGGGCTGATGGAGTCGCTCATGACGGCCAAGCTCGTCGATGAGATCACGGACACGCACTCGAACAAGACCCGCGAGAGCTGGGCCCAGGGCGCGGCGAACGTGCTGTCCGGTTTCCTGGGCGGGATGGGCGGATGCGCGGTGATCGGTCAGACCATGATCAATGTGAAGGCCTCCGGTGCGCGCACGCGCATCTCCACTTTCTTCGCAGGGATCTTCCTGTTCCTGCTCGTCGTCGTGTTCGGCGATTTCGTGGCGACGATCCCGATGGCCGCCCTCGTCGCCGTCATGATCATGGTGGCGATCGGCGCGTTCGATTGGCACAGCGTGCGTCCGTCGACGCTGAAGCGGATGCCGAAGAGCGAGACGTTCGTCATGGTCGCGACGGTCGTGCTCGTGCTCCTCACGCACAACCTCGCGATCGGCGTCGTCGGTGGCGTGTTCGTCGCCTCCGTGCTGTTCGTGCGCCGGGTCGCGCACCTCGTCACGGTCACCCGCACGGTCGGACCGGATGCCGCGCACTACGTCGTGGACGGTGCGCTGTTCTTCGCCTCGAGCAACGACCTCACGACGCAGTTCGAGTACGCGGATGATCCGGATCGCGTCGTGATCGATCTGTCGCGATCGCACGTGTGGGATGCTTCGACGGTCGCGTCGCTCGACGCGATCGAGACGAAGTACGCGCAGCACGGCAAGACCGTCGAGCTGGTGGGGCTGAACGAGGCCAGTGGCGATTTCCACGGACGGCTGTCCGGCGGGTTCCCGCCGGCGTGA
- a CDS encoding DUF2306 domain-containing protein, whose translation MTTPATRPPRVLSRDASIAAGLLALTLIPSVAGAFRVGEIAAGAPATEANARFMEMPLPVVVHIVGALVYSGIGAFQFLPGLRSRHIGWHRFAGRCLLVPAGAAVALSGLWMAAFYDVPPIDGLGLQLSRYVVGILMLLFLVLGVRAVLRRDIPSHRGWMIRAYALAMGAGTQVLTTAPFVALFGPPDEFWRLVQMDAGWLINVVVAEMIIRRGRRRHGVA comes from the coding sequence ATGACCACTCCCGCCACCCGCCCGCCACGCGTCCTCAGCCGAGACGCGTCCATCGCCGCCGGCCTGCTCGCGCTCACTCTCATCCCTTCCGTCGCCGGTGCCTTCCGCGTCGGCGAGATCGCCGCCGGGGCGCCGGCGACCGAGGCGAACGCCCGGTTCATGGAGATGCCGCTGCCCGTCGTCGTGCACATCGTCGGAGCGCTCGTGTACTCCGGGATCGGCGCGTTCCAGTTCCTCCCCGGCCTGCGTTCGCGGCACATCGGGTGGCATCGTTTCGCCGGACGCTGTCTGCTCGTGCCGGCCGGAGCCGCGGTCGCCCTGAGCGGGCTGTGGATGGCGGCGTTCTACGACGTGCCGCCCATCGACGGTCTCGGGCTGCAACTCTCCCGCTACGTCGTCGGCATCCTCATGCTGCTGTTCCTCGTGCTCGGTGTCCGGGCGGTGCTGCGCCGTGACATCCCCTCTCACCGTGGCTGGATGATCCGCGCCTACGCCCTGGCCATGGGCGCGGGAACGCAGGTGCTCACGACCGCCCCGTTCGTCGCGCTGTTCGGCCCGCCGGACGAGTTCTGGCGGCTGGTGCAGATGGATGCCGGATGGCTGATCAACGTCGTCGTCGCCGAGATGATCATCCGTCGCGGACGTCGCCGCCACGGGGTCGCGTAG
- a CDS encoding sensor histidine kinase, giving the protein MHTFSGVDPRAPRRRDAVLAVALIALAVAEGMLRRDLPWPWATVGVTVVLLAGLPWRRRHPLILTLAMSVVTTGLAIAQALAGVPQSGLASMFALLLVPYSLLRWGTRLERSVGSIALAIGVLVSAALATGSTADRLIGAVVGILFVGTACLIGALRRERAASLEREVAMARVQERTALARDLHDTVAHHVSAIAIRAQAASARGPHSAEVSESLGVIEREASAALGEMRAIVRTLREPAEYSPTRGLDDVAALATDGPPPVTVRIDVAPAPPQLVALTLYRVAQEAVTNARRHAVDVGRIDVDMRTEADDVVLTVRDDGRTPAAKGDGYGLRGMAERVALLGGRMDAGPGSDGGWMLRARIPGGTP; this is encoded by the coding sequence GTGCACACCTTCAGCGGCGTCGATCCGCGGGCACCTCGCCGACGGGATGCGGTGCTCGCGGTCGCGCTCATCGCACTGGCCGTCGCCGAGGGGATGCTGCGACGCGACCTCCCCTGGCCCTGGGCGACCGTCGGCGTCACGGTCGTCCTGCTGGCCGGGCTTCCGTGGCGGCGCCGCCATCCCCTGATCCTGACGCTGGCCATGTCCGTCGTCACGACGGGCCTTGCGATCGCGCAGGCGCTGGCCGGCGTCCCGCAGTCCGGTCTGGCCTCGATGTTCGCGCTGCTGCTCGTGCCCTACTCGCTCCTGCGCTGGGGAACACGTCTCGAGCGCAGCGTCGGATCGATCGCCCTCGCCATCGGCGTACTCGTCTCGGCCGCCCTCGCGACCGGCTCGACGGCGGATCGCCTCATCGGCGCCGTCGTCGGCATCCTGTTCGTCGGCACCGCGTGCCTGATCGGCGCGCTGCGCCGGGAGCGCGCCGCCTCTCTGGAACGCGAGGTCGCAATGGCCCGCGTGCAGGAGCGCACGGCGCTGGCCCGCGATCTGCACGACACGGTCGCCCATCATGTCTCGGCGATCGCGATCCGTGCGCAGGCGGCGAGTGCGCGAGGGCCGCACTCCGCCGAAGTCTCGGAGTCGCTGGGGGTGATCGAGCGCGAGGCGAGTGCGGCGCTCGGCGAGATGCGCGCGATCGTCCGCACGCTGCGCGAACCGGCGGAGTACTCGCCCACCCGTGGACTCGACGACGTCGCCGCACTCGCGACGGACGGCCCGCCACCGGTCACCGTGCGCATCGACGTGGCGCCCGCGCCCCCTCAGCTCGTCGCGCTCACGCTGTACCGCGTCGCGCAGGAGGCGGTGACCAATGCGCGGCGGCACGCGGTGGACGTCGGCCGGATCGACGTCGACATGCGCACGGAGGCCGACGACGTCGTGTTGACGGTGCGCGATGACGGCCGCACGCCCGCGGCGAAGGGGGACGGCTACGGACTGCGCGGGATGGCCGAACGGGTCGCGCTCCTCGGCGGTCGAATGGACGCCGGCCCTGGCAGCGACGGCGGCTGGATGCTGCGTGCACGGATCCCCGGGGGCACACCATGA
- a CDS encoding NAD(P)-dependent alcohol dehydrogenase produces MTWSAYGSPEVLTVRDMPVPEPRDGEVRIRTVAATAHVGDARIRRADPFAARLAFGLLRPRRGLILGLELAGTVDAVGPGVSAFAPGDEVLAFCGFGLGGNAEFRCLPAGGADPQKHGSVVRKPASLSFEEAAALPTGALTALKNLQKAGLGAGQRILVNGASGSLGTYAIQLAKHLGAEVTAVCSARNHDLVARLGADAVVDYATEDFTRLGSRFDVVYDAVMQSSPRACRAVLRPGGVHVRNAGLARITNDDLKHVADLAGRGALRPVIDRVLTLEDVAEAHRYVETGRKRGHVVLTV; encoded by the coding sequence GTGACCTGGAGCGCCTACGGCTCCCCTGAAGTCCTCACCGTCCGCGACATGCCGGTCCCCGAGCCGCGCGACGGCGAGGTCCGCATCCGCACGGTCGCGGCGACCGCCCACGTCGGCGATGCGCGCATCCGACGGGCCGACCCGTTCGCGGCGCGCCTGGCCTTCGGCCTCCTGCGACCGCGGCGCGGTCTGATCCTCGGACTGGAACTGGCCGGCACCGTGGATGCCGTGGGTCCCGGCGTCTCGGCATTCGCACCCGGCGACGAGGTACTGGCGTTCTGCGGGTTCGGCCTGGGCGGCAACGCCGAGTTCCGCTGCCTGCCCGCCGGGGGTGCAGACCCGCAGAAGCACGGCTCGGTGGTGCGCAAACCCGCCTCGTTGAGCTTCGAGGAGGCGGCGGCGCTCCCGACGGGAGCCCTGACCGCTCTGAAGAATCTGCAGAAGGCGGGCCTGGGCGCCGGCCAACGCATCCTCGTCAACGGCGCGTCGGGGAGCCTGGGGACGTACGCGATCCAGCTCGCGAAGCATCTCGGCGCTGAGGTCACCGCCGTCTGCAGTGCGCGCAACCACGACCTGGTCGCCAGACTCGGCGCCGATGCCGTGGTCGACTACGCGACCGAGGACTTCACCCGTCTCGGCTCGCGCTTCGATGTCGTGTACGACGCGGTGATGCAGTCGTCTCCGCGCGCGTGCCGAGCGGTGCTGCGACCCGGCGGGGTGCACGTGCGCAACGCCGGCCTGGCGCGCATCACGAACGATGATCTGAAGCACGTCGCCGACCTCGCCGGCCGGGGTGCGCTGCGCCCGGTCATCGACCGCGTCCTGACGCTGGAGGACGTCGCCGAGGCGCACCGATATGTCGAGACCGGGCGCAAGCGCGGCCATGTCGTCCTCACGGTGTGA